Proteins encoded by one window of Yersinia massiliensis:
- the cysD gene encoding sulfate adenylyltransferase subunit CysD: protein MDEKRLTHLRQLEAESIHIIREVAAEFGNPVMLYSIGKDSSVMLHLARKAFFPGNLPFPLLHVDTGWKFREMYEFRDRTAKAFGCELLVHRNPEGVAMGINPFVHGSAKHTDIMKTEGLKQALNKYGFDAAFGGARRDEEKSRAKERIYSFRDRFHRWDPKNQRPELWHNYNGQINKGESIRVFPLSNWTELDIWQYIFLEKIDIVPLYLAKPRPVVERDGMLMMVDDDRIDLQPGEVITQKMVRFRTLGCWPLTGAVESEAETLPAIIEEMLISTTSERQGRMIDRDQSGSMELKKRQGYF from the coding sequence ATGGACGAAAAACGACTCACTCATTTGCGGCAATTGGAGGCGGAGAGTATCCATATCATCCGTGAAGTGGCCGCCGAATTCGGTAACCCGGTGATGCTCTATTCCATCGGCAAAGACTCCTCTGTGATGCTGCATTTGGCGCGCAAAGCCTTCTTCCCCGGTAACTTACCTTTCCCGTTATTGCATGTGGATACCGGTTGGAAATTCCGTGAAATGTACGAATTTCGTGACCGTACAGCTAAAGCTTTTGGCTGTGAGTTGCTGGTGCACCGCAATCCAGAAGGTGTAGCCATGGGGATTAATCCCTTTGTTCATGGCAGTGCCAAACATACCGATATCATGAAAACTGAGGGCCTTAAGCAAGCCTTGAACAAATACGGATTTGATGCCGCTTTCGGTGGCGCACGGCGTGACGAAGAGAAATCGCGTGCCAAAGAGCGTATTTACTCTTTCCGTGACCGCTTCCACCGCTGGGACCCCAAAAATCAGCGTCCTGAGCTGTGGCACAACTACAACGGTCAGATTAATAAAGGCGAAAGTATTCGCGTCTTCCCGCTGTCCAACTGGACAGAGCTGGATATCTGGCAATACATCTTCTTGGAAAAAATCGACATTGTGCCGCTGTATTTAGCGAAACCACGGCCGGTAGTGGAGCGCGATGGGATGTTAATGATGGTGGATGACGATCGCATCGATTTACAACCGGGTGAAGTGATCACTCAGAAGATGGTGCGTTTTCGCACATTGGGCTGCTGGCCACTCACCGGTGCGGTGGAGTCTGAGGCCGAAACCTTACCTGCCATCATCGAAGAGATGCTTATCTCGACCACCAGTGAGCGTCAGGGTCGAATGATCGACCGCGATCAATCCGGCTCCATGGAGCTTAAAAAGCGTCAGGGATATTTCTGA
- the cysC gene encoding adenylyl-sulfate kinase: MSVEHATPADENIVWHPHAVTRQDREQQHGHQGVVLWFTGLSGSGKSTVAGALEQALFARGVSTYLLDGDNVRHGLCRDLGFSDDDRRENIRRVGEVAKLMVDAGLVVLTAFISPHRAERQMVRDMLASGQFIEVFVDTPLAICEARDPKGLYKKARAGELKNFTGIDAVYESPEDADIHLQGEQLVTNLIEQLLDVLRDSAIIKS; encoded by the coding sequence GTGTCAGTTGAACATGCCACGCCAGCCGATGAGAATATCGTCTGGCACCCTCATGCTGTCACTCGACAGGATCGAGAACAACAGCATGGACATCAGGGCGTCGTGCTCTGGTTTACCGGCTTATCTGGTTCAGGTAAATCGACTGTGGCCGGTGCGCTTGAACAGGCCCTGTTCGCTCGCGGTGTTAGCACTTACTTGCTGGATGGCGACAATGTTCGTCATGGCTTGTGTCGCGATTTGGGTTTTTCTGATGATGATCGACGCGAAAATATCCGTCGGGTCGGCGAGGTCGCCAAATTAATGGTGGATGCCGGTCTGGTGGTACTCACGGCGTTTATCTCTCCGCATCGTGCGGAGCGCCAAATGGTACGCGATATGCTGGCATCAGGTCAGTTTATCGAGGTGTTTGTCGACACGCCATTAGCCATTTGTGAGGCCCGCGACCCTAAGGGGTTGTACAAAAAAGCCCGTGCCGGAGAGCTAAAAAACTTCACCGGCATCGATGCCGTTTACGAATCGCCGGAAGACGCAGATATTCATTTGCAGGGTGAACAATTAGTAACAAATTTGATTGAACAATTGTTAGACGTACTACGTGATAGCGCTATTATCAAATCCTAA
- a CDS encoding amino acid ABC transporter permease, whose product MSGFRWEIIQEYAPLFMDGAWMTIKCTIICVILGTTWGLTLGLGRLAQAPHGIWKPVLHYCVQWPVRIYISAIRGTPLFVQIMVVHFALVPLFINPRDGILVTNGIMSSDFARMLRSDYGAFLSCIVAITLNAGAYVSEIFRAGIQSIDRGQMEASRSLGMSYGKTMRKVILPQAFRRMLPPLGNNAIAIVKDSSLASAIGLADLAYAARTVSGAYATYWEPYLVISVVYWVITFLLSLLVRHMEKRFGKSDSRT is encoded by the coding sequence ATGTCAGGATTTCGTTGGGAAATCATTCAAGAATACGCCCCGCTGTTTATGGATGGTGCTTGGATGACGATTAAGTGCACCATTATCTGTGTGATTTTGGGAACAACTTGGGGGTTAACGCTGGGGCTGGGGCGGTTGGCGCAAGCACCTCATGGTATTTGGAAGCCGGTACTGCATTACTGTGTTCAATGGCCAGTGCGTATCTATATTAGTGCGATTCGAGGAACACCGCTGTTTGTGCAAATAATGGTGGTGCACTTTGCGTTGGTGCCGCTATTTATCAATCCGCGGGATGGCATTCTCGTCACCAATGGCATTATGTCTTCTGATTTTGCCCGCATGCTGCGCTCTGATTATGGTGCTTTTTTATCTTGTATCGTGGCGATCACTCTCAATGCTGGGGCTTATGTCTCTGAGATATTCCGAGCGGGTATTCAATCAATCGATCGTGGTCAAATGGAGGCATCTCGCTCGCTGGGGATGAGCTACGGTAAAACCATGCGTAAGGTGATTCTGCCGCAGGCTTTCCGCCGTATGTTGCCGCCGCTGGGGAACAACGCCATTGCGATTGTGAAAGACTCATCGTTGGCCTCCGCCATTGGGCTGGCTGACTTAGCCTATGCCGCGCGAACCGTCTCCGGTGCCTATGCCACGTATTGGGAACCCTATCTGGTTATTTCAGTGGTTTATTGGGTCATTACGTTTTTACTTTCGCTGTTAGTGCGACATATGGAAAAGAGGTTCGGTAAAAGTGATTCACGTACATAA
- a CDS encoding amino acid ABC transporter ATP-binding protein, protein MIHVHNLQKQFGETHVLRGISCDIQPKEVVCIIGPSGSGKSTFLRCINALETLSGGEITVNGFEIHNPKTDLNRMRESVGMVFQRFNLFPHMTVLENLIMAPMDVKKLPRSQAIERAELLLRKVGLLDKIDAYPSSLSGGQQQRVAIARALAMEPTIMLFDEPTSALDPELVEEVLSVMKALALEGMTMVVVTHEMGFARDVADRVLFIDQGVIQEEGKPEEIFTAPSNPRTQAFLSKVLSAQR, encoded by the coding sequence GTGATTCACGTACATAACCTGCAAAAACAATTTGGTGAAACCCATGTGTTGCGTGGCATTTCATGTGACATTCAGCCAAAAGAAGTGGTCTGCATCATTGGCCCATCCGGTTCTGGGAAAAGTACTTTTTTACGCTGCATAAATGCGTTGGAAACCTTGTCCGGTGGCGAAATTACAGTGAACGGTTTTGAGATCCACAATCCAAAAACGGATCTCAATCGTATGCGCGAAAGTGTCGGCATGGTATTCCAACGCTTTAATCTGTTTCCACATATGACCGTGCTGGAAAATCTGATTATGGCCCCGATGGATGTCAAAAAACTGCCGCGCTCACAGGCTATCGAACGCGCTGAGTTGTTACTGCGCAAGGTGGGTTTGCTGGATAAGATTGATGCTTATCCAAGTAGCCTCTCTGGCGGGCAACAGCAGCGTGTCGCGATTGCCAGAGCACTGGCGATGGAACCCACCATCATGTTGTTTGACGAGCCAACGTCAGCACTTGATCCTGAGTTGGTGGAGGAAGTGCTGTCTGTGATGAAAGCATTGGCACTAGAAGGCATGACCATGGTCGTCGTCACCCACGAAATGGGCTTTGCCCGTGATGTCGCTGACCGCGTGCTGTTTATTGACCAAGGCGTGATTCAAGAAGAGGGGAAACCAGAGGAGATCTTTACTGCGCCAAGCAATCCGCGCACACAAGCATTCCTGAGTAAGGTGCTCTCGGCTCAAAGATAA
- the cysI gene encoding assimilatory sulfite reductase (NADPH) hemoprotein subunit, whose product MNEKHPGPLVVTGKLSDGERMKSESRFLRGTIAEDLNDGLTGGFNGDNFLLIRFHGMYQQDDRDIRAERAEQKLEPRHAMMLRCRLPGGIITPQQWLGIDKFAADNTLYGSIRITNRQTFQFHGILKGNVKPAHQLLNELGLDALATANDVNRNVLCTSNPVESVLHQEAYEWAKKISEHLLPRTRAYAEIWLDAEKVATTDEEPILGATYLPRKFKTTVVIPPQNDVDLHANDLNFVAVAEKGKLVGFNVLVGGGLSIAHGDKNTYPRKASEFGYIPLQHTLAIAEAVVTTQRDWGNRTDRKNAKTKYTLERVGVETFKAEVEKRAGVSFGATKPYQFTGRGDRIGWVKGVDKKWHLTLFIENGRLLDYPGRSLKTGVAKIAKIHQGDFRLTANQNLIVAGVPEKEKSRIEALAREHGLMDDNVSPQRENSMACVSFPTCPLAMAEAERFLPEFVTRIEGILQQHGLPDEHIVMRVTGCPNGCGRALLAEMGLVGKAVGRYNLHLGGNREGTRIPRMYRENITEDEILAITDQLVGRWAKERHTDEGFGDFVIRAGVVAPVIDSARDFYEVREAV is encoded by the coding sequence ATGAATGAAAAACACCCAGGGCCACTGGTCGTGACCGGTAAACTGTCCGATGGCGAACGCATGAAATCGGAGAGTCGTTTCCTGCGCGGGACGATTGCCGAAGATCTGAATGACGGTCTGACCGGCGGTTTCAACGGCGATAACTTCCTGTTGATTCGCTTCCACGGCATGTATCAGCAAGATGACCGCGATATCCGTGCAGAACGTGCAGAGCAGAAGTTGGAGCCTCGCCATGCCATGATGCTGCGCTGCCGCTTACCGGGCGGAATTATCACCCCGCAGCAGTGGTTGGGGATTGATAAATTCGCGGCAGATAACACCCTATATGGCAGCATTCGTATTACCAACCGCCAGACATTCCAATTTCATGGCATCCTTAAGGGCAATGTGAAACCGGCTCATCAGCTGCTTAATGAACTGGGGCTAGATGCCTTGGCGACCGCCAATGATGTTAACCGTAACGTGCTCTGTACATCGAACCCCGTCGAGTCGGTGCTGCATCAGGAAGCTTACGAATGGGCGAAAAAGATTTCTGAACATTTGCTGCCACGCACCCGAGCTTATGCCGAAATTTGGCTGGATGCGGAAAAAGTGGCGACCACGGATGAAGAGCCTATTCTCGGCGCGACCTATTTACCGCGTAAATTTAAAACCACAGTGGTTATTCCACCGCAAAATGATGTCGACCTCCATGCTAACGACCTCAACTTTGTTGCGGTCGCGGAAAAAGGCAAGTTGGTTGGTTTTAACGTGTTGGTAGGTGGCGGCCTTTCCATTGCTCACGGCGATAAAAATACCTATCCACGTAAAGCCAGTGAATTTGGCTATATCCCGCTACAACACACATTGGCTATCGCTGAAGCGGTGGTGACGACCCAGCGCGACTGGGGTAACCGTACTGATCGTAAAAATGCCAAAACCAAGTACACGCTTGAGCGCGTGGGTGTTGAGACCTTCAAAGCGGAAGTTGAAAAACGTGCTGGCGTGAGTTTTGGTGCCACCAAACCTTATCAATTTACCGGCCGTGGTGATCGTATTGGTTGGGTGAAGGGTGTCGATAAAAAGTGGCATCTCACCCTCTTTATTGAGAATGGGCGTTTGCTGGATTACCCCGGCCGTAGCCTGAAAACCGGTGTGGCAAAGATAGCTAAAATCCATCAGGGCGATTTCCGTTTGACCGCGAACCAGAACCTGATTGTGGCGGGTGTGCCGGAAAAAGAGAAATCCCGTATTGAGGCATTAGCCCGTGAGCATGGTTTGATGGACGATAATGTCAGCCCACAGCGTGAAAACTCGATGGCTTGTGTGTCATTCCCCACCTGCCCACTGGCGATGGCAGAGGCTGAGCGTTTCTTGCCTGAATTCGTGACCCGTATTGAAGGTATTTTGCAGCAACATGGCCTACCCGATGAACATATTGTCATGCGGGTGACTGGTTGTCCGAACGGTTGTGGTCGTGCATTGTTGGCTGAAATGGGGTTGGTTGGGAAAGCGGTTGGCCGCTATAACTTACATCTGGGCGGCAATCGGGAAGGCACTCGCATCCCCCGTATGTATCGCGAAAATATTACCGAAGATGAAATTCTGGCGATTACCGATCAATTAGTGGGGCGCTGGGCGAAAGAACGTCATACAGATGAAGGCTTCGGGGACTTTGTGATTCGTGCGGGTGTGGTTGCGCCAGTGATTGATTCAGCCCGTGACTTTTATGAAGTGCGGGAGGCGGTATGA
- the cysG gene encoding siroheme synthase CysG produces the protein MDYLPLFADLKQRPVLVVGGGEVAARKIDLLHRAGAQVRVVAQTLSSELEQQHQDGRIHWLAKVFLPEQLDEVFLVIAATNDTVLNAAVFTAADQRRILANVVDDQPRCSFIFPSIVDRSPLVVAISSAGQAPVLARILREKLEALLPASLGEMAAVAGRWRGRVKQQIQTMGARRRFWENAFSGRFASLISRGQLAQAEDELQQSLDGQGSTLGEIALVGAGPGDPGLLTLRGLQVIQQADVVLYDYLVSPEVLDLVRRDAERICVGKRAGAHSVAQEETNQLLVTLAQKGKRVVRLKGGDPFIFGRGGEELQVAAQAGIPFQVVPGVTAAAGATAYAGIPLTHRDHAQSVTFITGHCRGDGDDLDWQALARGRQTLAIYMGTVKAAEISQHLMTHGRASTTPVAVISRGTRADQQVRIGTLAELESLAHQAPTPALLVIGEVVDLHHQIAWFGQQRQTEQAISPSVVNLA, from the coding sequence GTGGATTATCTACCTCTATTTGCCGACTTAAAACAGCGCCCCGTATTGGTCGTTGGCGGCGGTGAAGTTGCTGCGCGAAAAATTGACTTGTTGCACCGCGCTGGCGCTCAGGTGCGGGTAGTGGCGCAGACGCTTTCATCTGAACTTGAACAACAGCATCAGGATGGCCGTATTCACTGGCTGGCGAAGGTTTTCTTGCCGGAGCAGCTAGATGAGGTGTTTCTGGTGATTGCAGCCACTAACGATACCGTACTCAATGCGGCTGTTTTTACCGCGGCAGATCAACGTCGTATTTTAGCCAACGTGGTGGATGATCAACCTCGCTGCTCGTTTATCTTCCCGTCGATTGTCGATCGTTCTCCGTTGGTGGTGGCTATCTCTTCTGCCGGTCAAGCGCCGGTGCTGGCGAGAATCCTACGCGAAAAATTGGAAGCGCTGTTACCCGCCAGTCTGGGGGAAATGGCTGCGGTCGCGGGGCGTTGGCGTGGACGTGTTAAGCAACAGATTCAAACCATGGGCGCACGTCGTCGTTTTTGGGAAAACGCCTTCAGCGGCCGTTTTGCCAGTTTGATCAGTCGTGGTCAGTTAGCACAAGCAGAAGACGAATTGCAGCAGTCGCTGGACGGGCAGGGGAGCACACTGGGTGAGATTGCCTTGGTAGGGGCTGGCCCCGGCGACCCTGGTTTGCTGACACTACGTGGCTTACAAGTGATTCAGCAGGCTGATGTGGTGCTCTATGACTATTTAGTCAGTCCGGAAGTATTGGATTTAGTCCGCCGCGATGCTGAGCGCATTTGTGTCGGTAAACGGGCAGGCGCACATTCAGTCGCGCAGGAAGAAACCAACCAATTACTGGTGACTCTCGCACAGAAAGGCAAGCGAGTGGTGCGGTTGAAAGGGGGCGATCCCTTTATCTTTGGCCGAGGTGGAGAAGAGTTACAGGTCGCCGCGCAAGCTGGCATCCCGTTTCAAGTGGTGCCGGGGGTGACAGCGGCGGCAGGGGCGACGGCCTACGCGGGTATCCCTCTGACTCACCGTGATCATGCACAGAGCGTGACTTTTATCACCGGTCATTGCCGCGGTGATGGTGATGATTTGGATTGGCAAGCATTGGCACGTGGTCGCCAAACGTTGGCGATTTACATGGGCACGGTGAAAGCGGCTGAAATTAGCCAGCATTTAATGACACATGGCCGAGCGAGCACAACGCCAGTGGCGGTCATTAGTCGGGGCACTCGCGCAGACCAACAAGTCCGTATCGGCACGTTAGCTGAGCTTGAATCACTCGCGCATCAGGCTCCCACACCCGCCTTGCTGGTTATCGGTGAAGTGGTGGATTTACATCACCAAATCGCTTGGTTTGGGCAACAACGACAGACTGAACAGGCCATTAGCCCGTCAGTCGTGAATTTGGCATAA
- the cysN gene encoding sulfate adenylyltransferase subunit CysN, translating into MNTKLQNKPIAADQSALDSRSMILQSSSIAEQIANEGGVEAYLHAQQHKTMLRFLTCGSVDDGKSTLIGRLLHDTRQIYEDQLTTLHTDSKRLGTQGEKLDLALLVDGLQAEREQGITIDVAYRYFSTEKRKFIIADTPGHEQYTRNMATGASTCDLAILLIDARKGVLDQTRRHSFIATLLGIRHLVVAVNKMDLVDYQESVFEQFKEDYLSFAEQLPADLDIKFVPLSALDGDNVASPSERMNWYSGPTLLEVLESVDVVNARRQQPLRFPVQYVNRPNLDFRGYAGTLSAGVVRVGQKIKVLPSGVESTIARIVTFDGDLTEAVPGEAITLVLTDEVDISRGDLLVDASDTLKAAQNALVDIVWMAEQPLVVGQSYDIKVAGKKTRARVEKIQYQVEINSLTQRVVESLPLNGIGLVELAFDEPLVLDSYQSNHETGGMIFIDRLSNVTVGAGLIRETLESVYQESTEFSAFELELNALVRRHFPHWGARDLLGGK; encoded by the coding sequence ATGAACACCAAATTACAAAACAAACCTATTGCGGCAGATCAATCAGCGCTCGATAGCCGGTCGATGATTTTACAAAGCAGCTCCATTGCCGAGCAAATTGCCAATGAAGGCGGCGTCGAAGCTTACCTGCACGCGCAACAACACAAAACCATGCTGCGTTTTTTAACCTGCGGGAGTGTCGATGACGGTAAAAGTACTTTAATTGGACGTTTACTGCATGATACCCGCCAAATCTACGAAGATCAGCTGACCACGCTGCACACTGACAGCAAGCGATTGGGTACGCAGGGTGAAAAGCTAGATCTGGCGTTACTGGTGGATGGGTTACAAGCTGAGCGCGAGCAGGGCATCACCATTGATGTGGCTTATCGCTACTTCTCGACAGAGAAACGCAAATTTATCATCGCCGACACTCCAGGACATGAGCAGTACACCCGTAATATGGCCACGGGCGCATCGACTTGCGATTTGGCGATTTTGTTGATTGATGCCCGAAAAGGGGTGTTAGACCAAACTCGCCGTCATAGCTTTATTGCGACCTTGCTGGGGATCCGCCATTTAGTGGTGGCAGTGAACAAAATGGATTTGGTGGATTATCAGGAAAGTGTCTTCGAGCAATTTAAAGAAGACTACCTGAGTTTTGCTGAACAGTTACCGGCTGATCTGGATATTAAGTTTGTGCCACTGTCGGCGCTGGATGGCGATAATGTGGCCTCCCCGAGCGAGCGAATGAATTGGTATTCTGGCCCGACACTGCTTGAAGTGCTGGAAAGCGTTGATGTGGTGAATGCGCGCCGCCAACAACCGTTACGCTTCCCTGTCCAGTACGTCAACCGCCCTAATTTAGATTTCCGCGGTTATGCCGGCACCTTATCTGCTGGCGTGGTGCGTGTTGGGCAAAAAATCAAAGTCCTGCCTTCTGGTGTGGAATCGACAATTGCCCGTATCGTGACCTTTGATGGTGATTTGACTGAAGCTGTCCCCGGAGAAGCTATCACGCTGGTACTGACCGATGAAGTGGATATCAGCCGTGGTGACTTGCTGGTAGATGCCAGCGATACACTAAAAGCGGCGCAAAATGCGTTGGTTGATATTGTGTGGATGGCTGAGCAACCGCTGGTGGTTGGGCAAAGCTATGACATCAAAGTCGCGGGTAAAAAGACGCGCGCGCGGGTGGAAAAAATCCAATATCAGGTTGAGATCAACTCACTGACCCAGCGGGTGGTGGAAAGTTTGCCGCTTAATGGTATCGGATTGGTTGAATTGGCGTTCGATGAGCCACTGGTGCTGGATAGCTACCAAAGTAACCACGAAACCGGTGGCATGATCTTTATTGACCGGCTGAGTAATGTGACTGTGGGTGCGGGCCTGATTCGCGAAACATTGGAATCGGTCTATCAAGAAAGCACGGAGTTTAGTGCCTTTGAGCTGGAACTGAATGCGCTGGTTCGCCGCCACTTCCCACACTGGGGTGCGCGTGATTTATTAGGGGGGAAATAG
- a CDS encoding DUF3561 family protein, translating into MLNVTQITIDEQRERDEPSYSFFGGVTGFVFYWLAFAIPFFIYGPNTLFFLLYTWPFFLALMPLSVLIGIMLSVLSRGNLLMTIGGTGIAVLCLFWMLFSFLTGW; encoded by the coding sequence ATGCTGAATGTCACCCAAATTACGATAGACGAACAACGAGAGCGAGATGAACCTTCATACTCCTTTTTCGGTGGCGTTACTGGTTTTGTGTTCTATTGGTTGGCGTTTGCGATCCCTTTCTTTATCTATGGCCCCAATACCCTCTTTTTCCTGTTGTACACTTGGCCGTTCTTTCTGGCACTCATGCCGCTTTCGGTGTTGATTGGGATCATGCTCAGTGTGCTATCGCGCGGTAATTTACTGATGACCATCGGTGGTACGGGGATTGCGGTGCTGTGCTTGTTCTGGATGTTATTCTCATTTCTCACCGGTTGGTGA
- a CDS encoding phosphoadenylyl-sulfate reductase, whose product MSRINLSELNSLPKVEQVLALAELNNELETLSAQARVSWALDNLPGEFVLSSSFGIQAAVCLHLVTRQRPDIPVILTDTGYLFPETYQFIDALTEQLQLNLQVFRAPQSPAWQEARYGKLWEQGVEGIERYNELNKVEPMNRALDTLGAQTWFAGLRREQSGSRAQLPVLAVQRGVFKLLPIIDWDNRQVYQYLTQNGLSYHPLWEQGYLSVGDTHTTRKWEPGMSEEETRFFGLKRECGLHEG is encoded by the coding sequence ATGAGTCGAATCAACCTCAGTGAGTTGAATTCATTACCGAAAGTCGAGCAGGTGCTGGCATTGGCGGAGCTTAACAACGAACTTGAGACATTATCCGCGCAGGCGCGGGTAAGCTGGGCGTTGGATAATCTCCCCGGCGAGTTCGTGCTTTCGTCCAGCTTTGGTATTCAGGCGGCGGTCTGCTTGCATCTGGTCACCCGCCAGCGGCCAGATATTCCGGTGATCCTCACCGATACCGGATATCTATTCCCTGAAACCTATCAGTTTATCGATGCGTTGACCGAGCAACTGCAACTTAACTTGCAGGTGTTTCGTGCACCACAAAGCCCTGCGTGGCAGGAAGCCCGTTACGGCAAGTTATGGGAGCAGGGTGTCGAGGGTATCGAGCGCTACAATGAGCTGAACAAAGTGGAGCCGATGAATCGGGCGCTAGATACATTGGGCGCGCAAACGTGGTTTGCCGGTTTACGCCGTGAGCAATCGGGTAGCCGTGCACAGTTACCGGTGTTGGCTGTTCAGCGGGGTGTATTTAAGCTATTACCGATCATTGATTGGGATAATCGGCAGGTTTATCAGTATTTGACCCAAAATGGCCTGAGCTATCATCCGTTGTGGGAGCAAGGTTATTTGTCTGTCGGTGATACCCATACGACACGTAAATGGGAACCCGGGATGAGCGAAGAAGAGACTCGGTTCTTCGGCCTGAAACGTGAATGCGGCCTGCATGAAGGCTGA
- a CDS encoding aminopeptidase, with product MFSRRRLKWALFTLCFTIALPLQAANSQAVGKIAEQQTRHISTYFPGRMAGSPAELLAAEYINHRFQQMGYQSNLRGFNTRYLYTSKNGKQSWRTLSATSVIAARNATITQPNAAAKADEQKQIVIMAHFDTYTPQSDMDLDNNLGGLTLQGVDDNAAGVGVMLELAERLKAIPLRYDLRFVALSAEEIGAQGTENYLERMSQTEKANTLLVINLDGLITGDRLYFSANQQPSAIAAQTQALKLARRYGISAAPLQYQAVSPCRADKNLFEAAGLPLLSVEASNASLGKKDGCQQRAISSHFPQGTTRHQSQLDNLNYLDKFLPERITKRTHDTVKILQPLIEALAAAKR from the coding sequence ATGTTTTCCCGCCGTCGCCTAAAGTGGGCATTATTCACACTGTGTTTCACTATCGCTCTGCCATTACAGGCCGCTAATTCCCAAGCTGTCGGTAAAATTGCGGAACAGCAAACTCGCCATATCAGCACCTATTTCCCCGGCCGAATGGCGGGTAGTCCCGCAGAGTTGTTGGCCGCTGAGTACATCAATCATCGCTTCCAGCAGATGGGTTATCAAAGCAACCTGCGCGGCTTTAATACGCGCTATCTCTATACCAGTAAAAATGGTAAACAAAGCTGGCGGACACTGAGTGCAACCTCGGTGATTGCCGCCCGTAATGCGACGATTACTCAGCCCAATGCTGCGGCTAAAGCGGATGAGCAGAAACAGATTGTTATCATGGCGCACTTTGATACCTACACGCCGCAAAGCGACATGGATTTAGATAACAACCTTGGCGGTCTGACGCTGCAAGGCGTTGATGATAATGCTGCTGGGGTGGGCGTTATGCTAGAACTGGCAGAGCGCCTAAAAGCGATCCCGTTGCGCTATGATTTGCGCTTTGTCGCCCTCAGTGCAGAAGAGATTGGGGCGCAAGGCACCGAGAACTATTTGGAGCGCATGAGTCAAACAGAGAAGGCGAATACCTTGCTGGTCATTAATTTGGATGGCCTGATCACCGGAGATCGCCTTTATTTTAGCGCCAATCAACAACCGTCAGCCATTGCAGCGCAAACGCAAGCATTGAAGCTGGCGCGGCGTTATGGCATCTCTGCGGCTCCCCTGCAATATCAGGCCGTATCGCCGTGTCGGGCTGATAAAAACCTCTTTGAGGCAGCCGGCTTGCCGCTGTTATCTGTCGAGGCCAGTAACGCCAGTTTGGGCAAGAAAGACGGTTGCCAGCAACGCGCCATCAGCAGCCACTTTCCACAGGGCACGACCCGCCACCAGAGCCAACTCGATAACTTAAATTATCTGGATAAGTTCTTGCCAGAGCGAATCACCAAACGTACCCACGATACCGTCAAGATATTGCAACCGCTGATAGAAGCGTTAGCTGCCGCTAAGAGGTAA